A stretch of candidate division KSB1 bacterium DNA encodes these proteins:
- the rodA gene encoding rod shape-determining protein RodA — MVSRLDTPILACMMLLMAVGLLAIYSATAHHESSFLRGGFTRQAIWVVSGLVVAGIATVVPFRTIERFAYVIYGAILVMLVAVLFVGQGANARWFALGPARLQPAEFAKVGVIIALARFLTGRRTDVNSAKGILIAAALVAVPTLLVLKQPDLGTALVFLGALLPLLYWAGVRGFTLLLIVAPAVTALASFKFITFFLVTLGLATLLYFSRRGRRVLVFNLLLNLGVGIVAPVLYNRLAPYQQNRILAFLGLRTDPHGVSYQVIQSKVAIGSGGLFGKGFMQGSQTQLRFVPEQHTDFIFSVIGEEFGFVGSLFVLTLFFFLLFRALRIAATARNQFISLVVAGAVTVIALHVIINIGVTLGIMPVTGLPLPFVSYGGSSLWTFAILVGLMWNGSLHRLDY, encoded by the coding sequence ATGGTTAGCCGCCTGGACACGCCCATACTCGCCTGCATGATGCTGCTGATGGCCGTCGGCCTGCTTGCCATCTACAGCGCCACCGCACACCACGAATCGTCTTTTCTGCGCGGCGGCTTCACCAGGCAGGCGATTTGGGTGGTCAGCGGCCTGGTGGTCGCAGGCATCGCCACCGTAGTCCCATTTCGCACGATCGAGCGGTTCGCCTACGTCATCTATGGGGCCATTCTGGTCATGCTGGTCGCGGTGTTGTTCGTCGGGCAGGGGGCGAATGCCCGTTGGTTCGCCCTTGGTCCGGCCCGCCTGCAGCCTGCGGAATTCGCCAAGGTGGGCGTCATCATCGCGCTGGCCCGCTTTCTCACCGGCCGCCGCACCGATGTCAATAGCGCCAAGGGCATCCTGATTGCGGCAGCGCTCGTGGCGGTGCCGACTCTACTGGTGCTGAAGCAACCAGACCTTGGCACGGCTTTGGTGTTCTTAGGGGCACTGCTCCCACTTCTCTACTGGGCCGGGGTTAGAGGGTTCACTCTTCTTCTCATCGTGGCACCGGCCGTCACTGCCTTAGCCTCCTTCAAGTTCATCACTTTCTTCCTGGTGACGCTCGGCCTGGCAACGCTGCTTTACTTCTCCCGGCGGGGTCGCCGCGTGCTTGTTTTCAACCTTCTGCTCAACCTGGGCGTGGGCATCGTGGCGCCGGTGCTTTACAACAGGCTAGCCCCCTATCAGCAAAATCGCATTCTGGCCTTCCTTGGCCTCAGAACAGACCCGCACGGAGTCAGCTACCAGGTCATCCAGTCAAAGGTGGCGATTGGCTCCGGTGGCCTTTTCGGCAAAGGGTTCATGCAAGGTTCCCAGACGCAGCTCCGCTTTGTTCCTGAGCAGCACACCGACTTTATCTTCTCTGTCATCGGCGAGGAGTTCGGCTTTGTGGGATCGCTCTTCGTGTTGACCCTGTTCTTCTTCTTGCTCTTTCGCGCTCTGCGCATCGCCGCCACGGCCAGAAACCAGTTCATTAGCCTGGTAGTAGCAGGCGCCGTGACAGTCATTGCGCTCCATGTGATCATCAACATCGGGGTGACCTTGGGCATCATGCCGGTTACCGGTTTGCCGTTGCCCTTTGTGAGTTACGGCGGCTCATCCCTCTGGACGTTCGCCATTTTGGTAGGCCTCATGTGGAACGGCTCGCTACATCGTCTGGACTATTAA
- the lgt gene encoding prolipoprotein diacylglyceryl transferase, which produces MHPVLFKLGPLEIHSYGLMLAVSFVLGILLAARRAKQVGIDPNRIMDLGVLVAVSAIVGARLFYVAFHLDEFRGHWTDTFNPFQSSGQVGIGGLTLLGGVILAIITSYIYLRLKNLSFLRVADVVAPSLGLGIFLTRVGCFLNGCCFGVPSHLPWAVSFPYGGPAHYHYGAVPIHPTQLYSSLGGLVMFGALLALDRRRRFDGYLFYFFLVFYGIGRFLVDFVRYYEPSMVLVRLGSVAISMNQGISLLMLAAGIAGLVQGHKRLQAEAA; this is translated from the coding sequence GTGCATCCAGTTCTCTTCAAACTCGGCCCCTTGGAGATTCATTCGTACGGCCTCATGCTGGCCGTCTCGTTTGTGCTGGGCATTCTGCTGGCCGCCCGGCGTGCCAAGCAAGTGGGCATCGACCCCAATCGGATTATGGACCTCGGCGTGTTGGTCGCGGTGAGCGCCATTGTCGGTGCGCGGCTGTTCTATGTGGCCTTCCACCTGGACGAGTTCCGTGGCCACTGGACCGACACGTTCAACCCGTTTCAGAGCAGCGGGCAGGTGGGCATCGGCGGTCTCACCCTCTTAGGCGGGGTGATCCTTGCCATCATTACCAGCTACATCTACCTGCGGCTGAAAAACCTCTCCTTCCTCCGCGTTGCCGACGTTGTGGCGCCGTCCCTGGGATTGGGGATTTTCCTCACGCGCGTCGGTTGCTTTCTCAACGGCTGCTGTTTCGGCGTGCCCTCTCACCTGCCATGGGCAGTGAGCTTCCCCTACGGTGGTCCGGCGCACTACCACTATGGCGCCGTGCCGATCCACCCCACGCAACTTTACTCTTCGCTCGGCGGGCTCGTCATGTTCGGCGCCTTGCTGGCGCTGGATCGCCGTCGCCGGTTCGACGGGTATCTGTTCTACTTTTTCCTTGTCTTCTATGGCATCGGGCGGTTTCTCGTGGACTTTGTCCGATACTACGAGCCGAGCATGGTCCTTGTGCGCCTCGGCTCCGTGGCCATCTCCATGAACCAGGGCATCAGCCTATTGATGCTGGCTGCGGGGATCGCGGGGTTGGTCCAGGGGCACAAGAGACTTCAGGCTGAAGCCGCGTAA
- a CDS encoding fibronectin type III domain-containing protein, which translates to MRAKARGIARGALFVWGLTLVGRLAAESITVRWNPNTDADLAGYKVYYGTTSGRYSEVIDVNLTTVAVVDGLQPATRYYFVVTAYDSAGNESEPSEEVYATTLDQTPPTLVSATVRTATELLVAFSEPVATPSAEQLSNYSIDGGVTVTRATLTADPKVVLLTTSPHTNGRSYTLTVSGVADRAAPANVIRPNSTLQYRCEYQDITPPQLVAATLLDATTLEVQFSEPVDSTAAGNIANYAINNGIRISAVALNATGETVTLHTSPHSGGVVYVLTVNNIIDRAPAPNFIAPNSTVFYTYDPGDTQGPRILTLTLPEATQVLVKFDEPLEPTSAQAPANYAISNGVVVLSAALDSTGCTVSLTTTQHSPGIPYVLTVNNVTDRARQPNPISPNSSYGYLFDPGDIEPPRLLAASLLDATHLLISFNEPVQQLSAELPYNYASNNGIGVRSALLLADGRTVLLETSPHVSTATYIVTVNNVADRASPPNVIAANSSITYVYAPQDLTGPTIVMVTVLSATQLEVSFSERVDSASAEEAGNYTISNGVTVLAARRTASGHAVRLTTTPHATNQIYILMVSNVADVANPPNAILPNSPYSYLVQPMDDVPPVLVSVTVVDERTLDVRFSEEVQRESAERTGNYIINDGVTVERAQLDNSARVVRLTTSPHEFGKVYLLSVSNVTDCATPPNAIAPNSPYAYALSPGDRTPPTLAGARLLDATTLELTFNKPVEQSSAETVSNYQIDNGVQVRSATLDTSGRVVRLETTLHQVGRVHVLLVSNVRDRAVPPNVIAPNSPFTYVYRPPDETPPTLVLVRAVSLTQIEVLFSEPVARREAENPSSYRINNGTQVTAAELDVSGQLVRLTTTAHTPNRLYVLVVNGISDLAVPPNTIAQNSSYSYTYEPPAVVAPTISSARLLDSQTLEVTFTKQVDQTQAEKVENYSISNGVTVYSAMLQGLGNVVRLRTSPHVPNTLYILLVNGIKDREVVPTTIAPNTPCLYTYHPDDQEAPFIVAVRVVDASRLDVEFSEALEPGSAQTASNYTINNGVQVLGAVLSADGRVVHLTTSPHVPDRIYILLLRGIADRAPYPNVIAPNTSYTYTYTPPDRSGPTIRLVTVRTATELNVLFSEPVEHTGAETVSNYVISHGVQVLAAQLDSSSTTVTLTTTPHAPSVVHILMVSNITDVSPAKNAIVANSPYSYVFTPADQTEPTIVKVTPLDRSHLEVQFSEAVERSSAEEVGNYQVTGLAVQSAVLDPSGVTVHLTTTACVPGQVYILLVSNITDRAVPPNRIHQNSPYAFTFRPADTTPPTITAVQAADANSLQVFFSKPLERNSATTTANYTISSGVTVLGASLDPSGALVHLSTTTHQPGLVYVLMVSNVADTCRPANVISPNSSYAYTYHQEDRTAPTIVMASPRDATHVSVVFSEPVDELTAVQTSNYRLNNGMNVLGATLESATTVLLTTTQHEPGKIYILMVSDVRDRAPVPNPIAGNTPYSYVFTPVDLTAPVITAVDVRDDTHLDVSFSKELERQSAETAGNYRISGGVQVTAATLDAAGRTVRLVTSAHTPGKLYILMVSNVRDRAAVPNQIAANSPYLYTYDPLERRTLAVALVEVVEETLLRVTFTTQVDPVTASDHRNYTVDNGILVIRAEPSPDGLSVLLVTTPHAPGRAYTLTVSNVKDRAAVPQAIRPFTTFSYSYMPALTVAILSTIECEKSFVGLGKEYYVDRHYFITSFPAEMDGALMLKLANGDKGRTESEFLRFEVDRDVEVSVAYDSRATTFPSWLTKHFTKTNQYIGVTDGAKRLDLWVQRFKKGVIALGANMAAGAVEPRSMYLVIVQSAASSGGDRGGSGHEAEGADDFDSGGVPRQYALRQNFPNPFNPDTEIRYQLPQAAKVKVVVYNVLGRRVKTLFEGEREPGYYRAYWNAVDEEGFPVATGLYLCRIECRNQKERNGVMVEMVDFEATIKLMYMK; encoded by the coding sequence ATGAGAGCAAAAGCTAGGGGCATTGCCAGAGGAGCCCTTTTTGTGTGGGGGCTCACCCTTGTGGGCAGGCTGGCAGCGGAGTCGATCACCGTGCGCTGGAACCCGAACACCGACGCAGACCTCGCCGGGTACAAGGTGTACTATGGCACCACCTCAGGGCGCTACTCCGAAGTGATAGATGTCAACCTCACCACCGTTGCAGTCGTTGACGGGCTGCAGCCGGCCACGCGCTACTACTTTGTGGTCACCGCTTACGACTCGGCAGGCAACGAGAGCGAGCCATCTGAGGAAGTTTACGCCACTACGCTGGACCAGACACCGCCCACGCTCGTCTCGGCGACAGTTAGGACTGCGACTGAGCTACTGGTTGCCTTCTCAGAGCCGGTAGCCACACCTTCGGCCGAACAGCTCAGCAACTACAGCATTGATGGCGGCGTGACAGTCACGAGGGCCACCCTCACCGCTGACCCAAAGGTCGTCCTTCTCACCACTTCTCCACATACAAACGGGCGCAGCTACACACTCACGGTGAGCGGGGTAGCCGATCGTGCAGCGCCTGCCAACGTGATACGGCCCAACAGCACGCTCCAGTACCGATGCGAATACCAGGACATTACGCCGCCACAGCTTGTAGCCGCCACGCTCTTGGACGCCACCACGCTGGAGGTCCAGTTCAGCGAGCCGGTGGACAGCACCGCGGCCGGGAACATCGCCAACTATGCCATCAACAATGGCATCCGCATTTCTGCCGTGGCACTGAACGCCACAGGAGAGACGGTGACCCTGCACACATCTCCCCATAGCGGGGGCGTGGTCTATGTCCTGACGGTGAACAACATCATCGATCGGGCCCCCGCGCCGAATTTCATCGCTCCTAATTCGACTGTGTTCTACACCTATGACCCTGGTGACACGCAGGGTCCGCGCATCCTCACGCTGACCCTGCCAGAAGCCACGCAGGTCCTCGTCAAGTTTGACGAACCACTGGAGCCGACTTCTGCCCAGGCGCCGGCGAACTATGCCATCAGCAATGGGGTGGTCGTGCTCTCCGCTGCGCTGGATTCTACCGGCTGCACAGTTAGCCTGACCACCACGCAGCACAGCCCCGGCATCCCCTACGTACTGACGGTCAACAATGTGACAGACCGTGCCAGACAGCCGAACCCTATAAGCCCGAATAGCTCTTACGGCTACCTCTTCGATCCGGGGGATATTGAGCCCCCCAGGCTTCTGGCCGCTTCTTTGCTGGACGCCACGCACCTGCTCATCAGTTTCAACGAGCCGGTGCAACAGCTCAGCGCCGAGCTGCCGTACAACTATGCCAGCAACAACGGCATCGGTGTGCGCTCCGCACTGCTCCTTGCAGATGGGAGGACGGTGCTCCTGGAAACCTCCCCGCACGTGTCCACGGCCACCTACATCGTCACGGTCAACAACGTGGCAGATCGGGCCTCGCCGCCCAATGTCATTGCCGCCAACAGTTCTATCACATACGTGTACGCCCCGCAGGACCTCACCGGTCCCACCATTGTCATGGTGACGGTCCTCAGTGCGACCCAATTGGAGGTCTCTTTCAGCGAACGCGTGGACAGCGCCAGCGCGGAGGAGGCGGGCAACTACACCATTAGCAACGGCGTCACCGTGCTGGCGGCGCGCCGTACTGCCTCCGGGCATGCGGTGCGTCTGACCACCACCCCGCACGCCACCAACCAGATCTACATCCTCATGGTTAGCAACGTCGCTGACGTGGCCAATCCCCCGAACGCCATCTTGCCCAACAGTCCCTATTCGTACCTCGTGCAGCCCATGGACGACGTGCCGCCCGTGCTGGTATCGGTCACCGTGGTGGACGAGAGAACGCTGGACGTTCGCTTCAGCGAGGAAGTACAAAGAGAGTCGGCCGAGCGCACAGGTAACTACATCATCAACGATGGCGTCACCGTAGAGCGGGCACAACTTGACAACTCGGCACGGGTTGTGCGCCTCACCACGTCGCCCCATGAGTTCGGCAAGGTCTACTTGCTGTCCGTGAGCAACGTGACCGACTGCGCAACGCCGCCGAACGCCATCGCGCCGAATTCACCGTATGCGTATGCGCTCTCGCCCGGTGACCGTACTCCACCCACCTTGGCGGGGGCGCGACTGCTGGATGCGACCACGCTGGAACTCACTTTCAACAAGCCGGTGGAGCAGAGCTCGGCTGAAACGGTGAGCAACTACCAGATCGATAACGGTGTGCAGGTGCGCAGCGCTACGCTTGACACCAGTGGCCGGGTCGTACGTCTCGAGACGACCCTTCACCAGGTCGGGCGGGTACACGTCCTCTTGGTGAGCAACGTGCGCGACCGGGCAGTGCCGCCGAACGTCATTGCGCCCAACAGCCCGTTCACCTACGTCTATCGCCCTCCCGATGAGACGCCGCCTACGCTGGTCTTGGTGCGGGCAGTCAGCCTGACGCAGATAGAGGTGCTCTTCAGCGAGCCGGTGGCCCGCAGGGAAGCGGAAAACCCCTCAAGCTACCGGATCAACAACGGCACCCAGGTGACGGCGGCAGAACTGGACGTCTCTGGCCAGTTGGTGCGCCTCACGACCACCGCACACACGCCGAACCGGCTGTATGTCCTCGTCGTCAACGGCATCTCCGATCTTGCCGTGCCTCCGAACACCATTGCCCAGAATTCCTCCTACTCGTACACCTATGAACCGCCCGCAGTGGTGGCGCCGACCATTTCTTCTGCGCGTCTGCTGGACAGCCAGACGCTGGAGGTGACGTTCACTAAGCAGGTTGACCAGACACAGGCTGAAAAGGTCGAAAACTACTCCATCAGCAACGGCGTGACCGTGTACAGCGCCATGCTCCAGGGCTTGGGCAATGTGGTTCGTCTGCGCACTTCGCCACATGTGCCCAACACCCTGTACATCCTGCTTGTCAACGGCATCAAGGACCGGGAAGTGGTGCCGACCACCATCGCCCCCAATACGCCGTGCCTGTACACCTATCATCCCGACGACCAGGAGGCGCCCTTCATCGTGGCGGTGCGCGTGGTCGACGCCTCCCGGCTGGACGTGGAATTCAGCGAGGCGCTGGAGCCAGGGTCAGCACAAACTGCGAGCAATTACACCATCAACAACGGCGTGCAAGTGCTGGGCGCAGTGCTCTCCGCAGACGGGCGAGTGGTGCACCTGACCACCTCGCCGCATGTGCCGGACCGCATCTACATCCTGCTCCTGCGCGGGATCGCCGACAGGGCGCCTTATCCTAACGTCATTGCGCCCAACACCTCCTACACTTACACCTACACTCCCCCCGACCGGAGTGGGCCCACCATCCGCCTGGTCACCGTCCGGACCGCAACAGAGCTCAATGTGCTCTTTAGCGAGCCTGTGGAGCACACGGGCGCGGAAACCGTGAGCAACTACGTCATCAGCCACGGTGTACAGGTGCTGGCTGCCCAGCTTGACAGCTCATCGACCACCGTCACTCTGACCACCACGCCGCATGCGCCCTCTGTGGTGCACATCCTCATGGTGAGCAACATCACCGATGTGTCTCCGGCAAAGAACGCCATTGTGGCTAACAGTCCCTACTCGTACGTCTTCACCCCTGCCGATCAGACGGAGCCCACCATTGTCAAGGTGACGCCACTTGATCGGTCGCACCTGGAGGTGCAGTTCAGCGAAGCGGTCGAGCGCTCTTCCGCCGAAGAGGTGGGCAATTACCAGGTCACCGGCCTTGCGGTGCAGAGCGCTGTGCTCGATCCCAGCGGAGTGACGGTGCATCTGACCACCACGGCGTGTGTGCCGGGACAAGTTTACATCCTGTTGGTGAGCAACATCACCGACCGGGCCGTCCCGCCAAATCGCATCCATCAGAACAGTCCCTATGCCTTCACCTTCCGGCCAGCGGATACGACGCCACCCACCATCACCGCCGTGCAGGCGGCCGATGCCAATTCGCTGCAAGTCTTCTTCAGCAAACCTCTCGAGCGAAACTCGGCGACGACCACGGCCAACTACACGATCAGCAGCGGCGTAACGGTCCTCGGGGCCAGCCTGGACCCCTCGGGTGCGCTCGTTCACCTGAGCACTACCACTCACCAGCCGGGCCTTGTGTACGTGCTCATGGTGAGCAACGTGGCCGATACCTGTCGCCCAGCCAATGTGATCTCCCCGAATAGTTCCTATGCGTACACCTATCACCAGGAAGACAGAACGGCACCCACCATCGTCATGGCCTCGCCGCGCGATGCCACTCACGTGAGCGTGGTGTTCAGCGAACCGGTCGACGAGCTGACCGCAGTGCAGACGAGCAACTATCGGTTGAACAACGGCATGAATGTGCTCGGCGCGACCCTGGAAAGCGCCACCACGGTACTGCTCACCACGACGCAGCACGAGCCGGGCAAGATCTACATCCTCATGGTAAGTGACGTGCGGGATCGAGCGCCGGTGCCGAACCCCATCGCCGGTAACACCCCCTACTCCTACGTGTTCACGCCGGTGGACTTGACTGCGCCAGTGATTACCGCGGTCGATGTGCGGGACGACACCCACCTGGATGTGTCCTTCAGCAAAGAGCTGGAACGGCAATCTGCGGAAACTGCCGGGAACTATCGCATCAGCGGAGGTGTACAGGTCACAGCCGCCACCTTGGATGCGGCGGGACGAACGGTGCGTCTGGTAACCTCGGCGCACACGCCGGGCAAGCTCTACATCCTGATGGTCAGCAACGTGCGCGACAGGGCCGCAGTGCCCAATCAGATCGCGGCGAACAGTCCGTATCTCTACACCTACGACCCGTTGGAGCGCAGGACGCTTGCCGTGGCGCTGGTGGAAGTGGTGGAGGAGACTCTCCTAAGAGTGACCTTCACCACCCAGGTCGATCCGGTCACCGCCAGCGACCACCGCAACTACACCGTGGACAACGGCATCCTGGTGATTCGGGCAGAACCTTCGCCAGATGGCCTCAGTGTATTGCTGGTGACCACGCCGCATGCCCCTGGGCGCGCATACACTCTCACGGTGTCGAACGTCAAGGATAGAGCTGCGGTACCGCAAGCCATCAGGCCGTTCACGACCTTTTCCTACTCCTACATGCCGGCGCTGACAGTGGCCATCCTCAGCACCATCGAGTGCGAAAAGTCTTTTGTCGGCCTGGGCAAGGAGTACTATGTGGACCGTCACTACTTCATAACCTCCTTCCCGGCCGAGATGGACGGCGCCCTTATGCTCAAGCTGGCAAACGGAGACAAAGGACGCACCGAATCGGAGTTCCTGCGCTTCGAGGTGGATCGTGACGTGGAAGTCTCGGTAGCCTATGATAGCAGGGCTACCACTTTCCCCAGCTGGCTGACCAAGCACTTCACCAAGACCAACCAGTACATTGGCGTCACCGACGGCGCCAAGCGACTTGACCTGTGGGTGCAACGCTTTAAGAAGGGGGTCATTGCCCTTGGCGCGAACATGGCCGCCGGGGCAGTGGAGCCACGCAGCATGTACTTGGTCATCGTGCAGTCGGCGGCCAGCTCCGGAGGCGACAGAGGCGGCAGCGGCCACGAGGCAGAGGGTGCAGACGACTTTGACTCGGGCGGCGTGCCGCGGCAATATGCCTTGCGGCAAAACTTTCCCAATCCGTTCAACCCGGATACTGAGATCCGCTACCAGCTTCCGCAAGCGGCCAAGGTGAAGGTGGTCGTCTACAACGTGCTGGGGCGAAGGGTCAAGACCCTGTTCGAGGGGGAGCGCGAGCCAGGGTACTATCGCGCTTACTGGAATGCGGTGGACGAGGAGGGCTTTCCCGTGGCGACCGGCCTCTACCTGTGTCGCATCGAATGCCGCAACCAAAAGGAACGGAATGGCGTGATGGTAGAGATGGTGGACTTTGAAGCAACCATTAAGTTGATGTACATGAAGTAG
- a CDS encoding SLBB domain-containing protein: protein MRTFTALIALVCTVSLGAAQQAPAPAALPAGYPYEELLRSLRTTPQAEASPSLPGGQELSLFGHDFFRVPRELATTAVRLPEHYALGPGDRLGIFLTGKIQKELEVTVNLEGKIYVPPAGVLTVQGMTMRDLQQQLQKVMAHYFQNFTLQVMLIAPKPVQVTVVGEVQQPGRFTLTALNTVFDALCTAGGPSPRGSLRAINLYRGDSLFAVVDLYGLLTNRDPAQDLLLLGGDRLYVPIATALVAVVGEVKRPAAYELRPDLRETLADIVEIAGGLTDYALRSRVEVSRLLPNGERILHFVNLDSTAQVRALCLRNNDRVRVFSKQDLLHDRVVTISGAVTRPGQYLLEDNMHLSDLILKAGNVTRSADLLEAEVAKIDPKQPPTYIKVNLRRLLLEGDTSQDLLLEEDDHVFVREIPKWLVGPTVEVHGEVLYPGVYAIVKDSTTLGEIMAKCGGFTDEALIREARLIRRSAPSLVDKEYERLKTMTRDQMSDLEYDYLVMKENSRDIGRVVVDFYKLVVQHDAREDVLLEDGDIIEVPKAPVVVGVTGRVARPGGVVHVPGAKVSYYVKRAGGFAWDANKRKTKVIKVTGEVVDDEDVKQLVPGDIIYVPRRRPRDYWALFRDLMLVASQIATVALVIDNVVNRR, encoded by the coding sequence ATGAGAACCTTTACCGCCCTCATTGCTCTCGTTTGCACAGTGTCGCTGGGGGCCGCGCAGCAGGCGCCTGCACCGGCTGCCTTGCCTGCGGGCTACCCCTATGAGGAACTGCTCCGCAGCTTGCGCACCACGCCGCAAGCTGAGGCCTCCCCCTCTTTGCCTGGCGGGCAAGAACTGAGCCTGTTTGGGCATGACTTTTTCCGGGTGCCGCGCGAACTGGCCACCACCGCCGTCCGCCTGCCCGAGCATTATGCATTGGGTCCTGGCGACCGCCTCGGGATATTCCTCACGGGCAAGATCCAGAAGGAACTGGAGGTCACGGTCAACCTGGAAGGGAAGATCTACGTCCCCCCTGCCGGCGTGCTCACCGTGCAGGGGATGACCATGCGCGACCTTCAGCAGCAGCTGCAGAAGGTCATGGCGCACTATTTCCAGAACTTTACTCTGCAGGTGATGCTTATCGCGCCGAAACCGGTGCAGGTGACGGTGGTGGGCGAAGTCCAGCAACCCGGCCGCTTCACCCTCACCGCCTTGAACACGGTCTTTGACGCCTTGTGCACCGCAGGGGGGCCGAGTCCGCGGGGCTCCTTGCGCGCGATCAATCTCTACCGCGGCGACTCCCTATTTGCCGTGGTGGACCTCTACGGCCTGCTCACTAATCGGGACCCCGCCCAAGACCTGCTCTTGTTGGGTGGCGACCGCCTCTACGTGCCGATCGCAACCGCGCTCGTGGCCGTCGTCGGCGAAGTCAAGCGACCAGCGGCCTACGAACTGCGCCCAGACCTCAGAGAGACACTGGCGGACATCGTCGAAATAGCTGGGGGTCTCACGGACTACGCCCTTCGCAGCCGCGTGGAGGTGAGTCGGCTGCTACCCAACGGTGAACGCATCCTCCACTTTGTGAACCTGGACAGCACGGCGCAGGTGCGCGCCCTATGCCTGCGCAACAATGACCGCGTGCGCGTCTTCTCAAAGCAGGATCTCCTCCACGACCGGGTGGTCACCATTTCCGGTGCGGTCACGCGCCCCGGGCAGTACTTGCTCGAAGACAACATGCACTTGAGCGACCTCATCCTCAAGGCCGGCAATGTGACGCGGAGCGCCGATCTCCTGGAGGCCGAGGTCGCCAAGATCGACCCTAAGCAGCCACCGACGTACATCAAGGTCAACTTGCGCAGACTGCTCCTCGAGGGCGACACCTCGCAAGACCTCCTGCTGGAGGAAGACGACCATGTCTTTGTCCGCGAGATCCCCAAGTGGCTGGTGGGCCCCACAGTGGAGGTGCACGGTGAGGTCCTGTACCCAGGAGTCTACGCCATCGTCAAGGACAGCACCACCCTCGGCGAGATCATGGCCAAGTGCGGTGGCTTTACCGACGAAGCACTCATCCGTGAGGCAAGGCTCATCCGCAGGAGCGCCCCCTCGCTGGTGGACAAGGAGTACGAACGCCTGAAGACTATGACCCGCGACCAGATGAGCGACTTGGAGTACGACTATCTGGTCATGAAGGAAAACTCGCGCGACATCGGGCGGGTGGTCGTCGATTTCTACAAGCTGGTCGTCCAGCACGATGCGCGGGAAGACGTGCTGCTGGAGGACGGCGACATCATCGAAGTTCCCAAGGCACCGGTGGTGGTGGGCGTCACCGGCCGGGTAGCCAGGCCTGGCGGGGTGGTACATGTGCCCGGCGCAAAGGTGAGCTACTACGTCAAGCGCGCCGGCGGCTTTGCGTGGGATGCCAACAAGCGCAAGACCAAGGTCATCAAGGTGACCGGCGAAGTGGTGGACGACGAAGATGTCAAGCAGTTGGTGCCAGGGGACATCATCTACGTACCGAGGCGCAGGCCACGGGACTACTGGGCGCTGTTCCGCGACCTCATGCTTGTCGCCTCGCAGATTGCCACGGTGGCTTTGGTCATCGACAACGTGGTGAATCGTCGATGA